Genomic window (Aquimarina sp. BL5):
TGTTTTGCCACGGCAATAGCGCCTGAACTTACAATCACAAACTCATAACGGTCTTGCAAAGCAACTATCTGTCTACCAATATCTTCTATCTTACCTCTTGAGATATGATCTGTACCTTTTGTCAAAACGTTAGAACCTATCTTCAGTACTATCCTTTTTTTATCTGATCTGTCCATCTCCATGTATATACCATTTATTAGTAACCAGATGTTGTAAACCTATCGGACCTCTTTGATGTAATTTATCCGTACTTATTGCTAATTCTCCTCCTAAGCCTAACTGAAAACCATCCGTAAATCTAGTCGACGCATTATGATATACCGCTGCACAATCTACGGATGACATAAAGACCTCTGCTTCCTTTTGGTTTCTAGTAATAATAGCTGCAGAATGTCCTCCACTATATCTATTTATTTTTGAAATTGCTTCTGGAGCATTTTCCGTTTCCCCTATGACAATTTTATAATCTAAGAATTCTTCCTGCCATATATTATCATCAGAAATTGGATTTACATCTACGTATTTGGACAATGAAGCATCCCCTAATATTTCTACATTAAAATTTTTGAGTGTTGTTATAAGGTTTCTAACAAAGTCCTCCTTATTAGGGAGATTTTTATCTATTAAGACTTTATCTACAGCATTACAAGCAGAAATTTTGTCTGTTTTCCCATTAATAATATTATCCAAAGCCAAAGCTCTATCTGCCTCATTATGGACATAGACAAAGTTATTACCCCTTCCACTTACTATTACTGGACAGCTAGCATGTTGTTTTACAAATGCGATCAGTTTTTCTCCTCCTCTAGGTACGATAAGGTCAACATTTTGGGTTGGTTTTTCTAAAAATGCTTGAGTCTCTGTTCTATTGTAATTCAAATATTCTACCCAATGCGATGAAATATTGTTTTCCTCAAATGCTTGATGCCATAGTTTTACAATTTCTAAATTAGAATGTAAAGACTCTTTGCCTCCTTTTAATAAAATCTTATTCCCAGATTTAAATGCGATTCCTGCTGCTTCTATAGTTACATCTGGTCTAGATTCATAAATAATTAATACGGTACCAAAAGGAGCCGTTTTATTATATACCTTCATACCGTTATTATGAGTAAATCGAAAACGCTCCACTCCTATCGGATCTTCCTGGTTACTTAATTGCTGAAGCGCTGCAATCATAGTCTCAATTTTACTTTGATCGACTTTTAATCGATCACGCATCGCCAAATCATCTCCTGTATATAATTCTAGATCTTTTAAGTTCGCGGTAATTATGGCATCTCTATGTTGATCTACCAGTACTGCCATCTTTTGCAATACTGAATTTCTTTGTGATATATCTAATGTAATGCTCATGCTTATATCTTTTCTGGTACTAAAACTTTCTGCAATGCCTTAATGAACTGATCTATTTCAGATTTACCTATTGTTAATGGCGGAAGTATTCTTAACAACTTTTTATTCATTGCGCCTCCCGTAAAAATATGTTCATCATAAATCAGTTTCTTTCTAAGATCACTCACTTCAAAATCAAATTCTAATCCCAGCATCAATCCCTTTCCTTTCACTTTCTTCACACCAGGAAGTCGAATAGCTTGGGATATAAAATAATCTCCTGTAAGTTTTGCATTATCAATCAAATTCTCCATTTCTAATATTTCTAAAACTGATAAAGCTGCTGCACAAGCCAGGTGATTCCCTCCAAAGGTTGTCCCCAACATTCCATAACTAGGCTCAATGTGTGGCGCTATCATAATTCCACCTATTGGAAAACCATTACCCATTCCTTTAGCAATAGAAATGATATCTGGTCTAATTCCGTGATATTGATGTGCAAAGAATTTTCCAGTTCTCCCAAATCCAGCCTGTACCTCATCCAGAATTAACACTACATCATTTTCTTTGCACAATTTTTCTAAGCCTCTAAAAAACTCGCTAGTTCCTTCATCTAATCCCCCAACTCCCTGAATTGGTTCAATGATTACAGCACATACATCACCTTTTTTTAACTCGGCTTGTACTAAATCCAAATCATTTAATGGTAAAAAGGTGACGTTTTGCTGCATATTCAAGGGCGAATTAATCTTAGCGTTATCTGTAGCTGCAACTGCCGCCGAAGTTCTGCCGTGGAATCCTTTATGAAAAGCTACCACTCTAGATTTACCGGTATAAAAAGAAGCTAGTTTTAGCGCATTTTCATTTGCTTCTGCTCCAGAATTACATAAAAATAACTGAAACTCATTATAACCAGATAGTTCACCTAATTTATCCGCTAATTCGGATTGTAAACTGTTTTGAACAGCATTAGAATAAAATCCAATTTTTTCTAATTGTTCTTTTACTCTTTTTACATAATGTGGATGTCCATGGCCGACTGATATCACGGCATGACCTCCATATAAATCTAAATATTCAATTCCATCTTTACCCACCACAATACTATCATAAGCGTTAACAGGCTCCACGTCGTATAAGGGATATACATCAAATAATTTCATAGCGTTTTATTTAATCGTATTAATTTTTTCATAAGAAGCCATCACTCCTTTTATGACAGAGGAACTTAATCCTTGGTGCTCCATTTCATTTAGTCCTTCAATCGTACAGCCTTGTGGTGTAGTTACTTTATCAATTTCACGCTCAGGATGTGTTCCATTTTCTGCTACCAGGGTTGCTGCACCAATGGCAGTTTGTACGGCTATAATCTGAGCTTCGTGAGGATGAAACCCCATTTGAATTCCGCCTTGTATCATAGCTCTAAGAAATCTTAAAAAGAAAGCTATTCCACTAGCTCCCAAAACAGTAGCTGCTTGCATTAATCTTTCTTCGATTACTAAAGTTTTTCCAATAGTATCGAACATTTTTTCTACTGTAGACAACTCCTCCTTTACATCATCATTAGCAGCAATACAAGTCATCGACAGTTTTTTTGCAGCTCCAGTATTAGGCATTACTCGCACTACTTTATTATTAGGAAGGACCTCATTGATTTCTGCAATAGAAGTTCCAGTAACTGTAGAGATCAATATCTGATCAGCTGTTACCACATCTTTAATCTCTTGAAGAACTGCATCTAATTGCCTTGGTTGTACACATAGAATCACCCATTTTACATCTTTTATGGACGCTATAATGTTTTGTGATGTCGATACTCCTAATTTTCCTTCTACTTCTTTTAAGTTATATTTAGATTTATCTACTACTGTTATATTTTCTGCCTTGAATAGATCACTATCAGCCAATCCAGATATTATGGATTTCCCTAAGTTACCTCCTCCTATGATTGTTATTTTATTCATTTTTTATTTCTTTTGTCAGTCTGAGCTTGTTTCTTTTAAAATGCACTTGCTTTTAATTCTAATCCTGTTTTTTCTTCTATGCCAAACATCAAGTTCATATTATGAATAGCCTGCCCTGAAGCTCCTTTTATCAAATTATCGATCACTGATGTGATTAATAACATTCCATCTTTTTTACTAACATGGAGAATACATTTATTTGTATTTACCACTTGTTTAAGGTGAATTTCAGAATCTGATACTATTGTGAATTTTGCATCTTTATAGAAAGAATCGTACAAGGCTTTCGCCTCTTTTTCTGATCCATCATATTTAGTATACATTGTAGCATAAATACCTTTACTGAAATTACCTCTATTGGGTATAAAGAAAATAGGAGTATCAAAATCATTTTGTAATTGTTGAATACTCTGATTGATCTCATCAAGATGTTGATGCGTAAACACTTTATAACTAGAGAAATTATTGTCTCTCCAACTAAAATGTGTAGTACCACCGGGCATTACTCCCGCTCCTGTACTTCCGGTTGTAGCATTCACATGAATTGAATCAGTTAATTTTCCAGATGAAGCCAATGGTAATAATCCTAACTGGATTGCAGTGGCAAAACATCCAGGGTTCGCAATATTCTGAGCTGATTGAATCTTTTCTTTTTGTAATTCAGGTAAGCCATAAACAAAATCTCTTCCTAAGAAATTTTGATCATTTTCTAATCTGAAATCGTTCCCTAAATCTATAATCTTAGTATTATCAGAAAAAGTATGTTCCTCCAGAAATGCTCTTGATCTACCATGCCCAAGACATAGAAATAATACATCTACATCTGGATTAATAATATCCGTAAACGAAATATCTATATCTCCTAATAAATCTACGTGCTGTTTGCTAATAGAAACACCAGCATTTGTAGTACTGTATACAAAATCCAGCGTTACCTGCGAATGATTAACTAATAGCCTTAATAATTCTCCAGCTGTATATCCCGATCCTCCTATAATTCCAACTTTAATCATGACTCGCTTGGGTTTACGTTATGGTATATCTTGTTTGCATTCCCATATATTTTGATAAAACCTTTAGCATCATCGGCAGTCCACGAATTGTTCATTTCGCCATATTGACCAAAATCTGATTTCATCATATCAAATTCTGATTCGATTCCTACCAATGTAAAATGATAAGGTTTTAATTTCACGATTACATCTCCCGTAACTGATTTCTGAGAGTCGTCTAGGAATACCTCGATATTTCTCATGACTGGATCTAGATAATTACCTTCATGTAATAACATACCATACCAATTTGCTAATTGCTCTTTCCAATATTGTTGCCACTTGGTTAGCACATGTTTTTCTAATAAATGATGCGCTTTTATAATTACTAATGGAGCTGCAGCCTCAAAGCCTACTCTACCTTTTATACCTATAATAGTATCGCCAACATGGATATCCCTACCGATAGCAAAGGCACTCGCAAGTTCTTCCAGTTTCTGAATATTTTTCACGGGAGTATCCTTGATTCCATCTAAACCGACTAATTCTCCTTTTTCAAAATTTAGTGTTATGGTTTCTTCTTTGTCTTTTTGAAGCTGGCTTGGATATGCATCTTCAGGTAAGGCATTATGCGATGTTAACGTCTCTTTTCCTCCTACACTAGTTCCCCAAATTCCTTTATTAATAGAATACTGAGCCTTTTCCCAACTGTAATTTACTCCATGTTTTTTGAGAAACTCAACTTCTGCTTGTCTAGATAATTTTAAGTCTCTTATCGGAGTAATAATTTCAATTTCGGGAGCCAACGTTTGAAAAATTACATCAAACCTAATCTGATCATTTCCTGCACCAGTACTTCCGTGTGCGATATATTTAGCTCCAACTTTCTTCGCATAATTAATAACCTCTATTGCTTGAAAAATCCTTTCTGCACTTACTGATAATGGATATGTATTATTCTTAAGGACATTACCGAAAATCAAATATTTAATTGCTTTTTCGTAAAATTTATCCAGTATGGTTTTATTCACATGAGAAGTACTTCCCAACTCGTATGCTCTTTTTTCCGTATGTTCTAATTCTTCATCAGAAAAACCACCGGTATTTACTAATATCGTGTGAACTTCAAAATTTTTTTCGTGAATAAGATATTTTACGCAATAGGAAGTATCTAAACCTCCACTATATGCCACTACTACTTTTTCCATAACAACAATTGTTTATTGCTTGTTAGCATTGTTTGTTTTATTTTTTTTAATCTTTTCAGTACTTTTCTATTGTACCATTTTTCCTTTTTTCTTGCTCCATTAGCTGGATCGTACAACATTCCTGTACAAAGGCACATTTTATGATCTTTAGCAGTAAGAATATCATAATTAGTACAGGTTTTACAGCCTGCCCAAAATTTGGGATCGTCGGTTAGTTCTGAGAAAGTAACTGGTTTATACCCTAAATCTGAGTTTATCTTCATTACTGCTAATCCGGTTGTAATTCCAAAAACCTTGGAAAGAGGATACTTTTGCAAAGAATAATTAAAAGTGAATTCTTTAATTTTCTTCGCCAACCCTTGATTCCTAAAATCCGGATGTACAATAAGACCAGAATGCGCTACATATTTTTCATGTCCCCAAACTTCTATATAACAGAAGCCAGCAAACTTACCTTGACATAAAGCTATAATTGCATTTCCATTCCTAATCTTGGTTTTTATATACTCCGGAGTACGTTTAGCAATACCAGTCCCTCTAACTTTTGCAGAGTCTGATATAACATTACATATTTCTCTAGCATATGTAAGATGATCTTTTGTAGCGATTATGATTTCTATATCTTTCATCTGTTCTTTTCTATTATCCTATATAGGTCAGATGTAATTCGTTATGTTTGACTTTGTAATAGCAATGAATCACTGATATTACAAAGTGTAACTACTTAAAATTTAAAATGGTAAACTTCCTGGAAAGATTCGAGTTTAGTAAAGTTAGTATTTACAGATATGTAAATTATCAACTAAATAAATATTTACTAAATCGAAAAAAGGAATATTTTATAGGGGAAGCAGGACGCACCTACTTCAAAATAATTTTAGACCCCCAAGGGGCGGCGAAAGCGGCGTGTAGAAATATTGGTATCAACTGGTTTGTTCAAGAACTGAACATTAACTTCTGTAAAAATAAAATTTGCCGTTTTCATAATAGTAACTCTAAATCGTCGGCCGTAGCCCCTTTCGTTAA
Coding sequences:
- the proC gene encoding pyrroline-5-carboxylate reductase, coding for MNKITIIGGGNLGKSIISGLADSDLFKAENITVVDKSKYNLKEVEGKLGVSTSQNIIASIKDVKWVILCVQPRQLDAVLQEIKDVVTADQILISTVTGTSIAEINEVLPNNKVVRVMPNTGAAKKLSMTCIAANDDVKEELSTVEKMFDTIGKTLVIEERLMQAATVLGASGIAFFLRFLRAMIQGGIQMGFHPHEAQIIAVQTAIGAATLVAENGTHPEREIDKVTTPQGCTIEGLNEMEHQGLSSSVIKGVMASYEKINTIK
- a CDS encoding glutamate-5-semialdehyde dehydrogenase; this encodes MSITLDISQRNSVLQKMAVLVDQHRDAIITANLKDLELYTGDDLAMRDRLKVDQSKIETMIAALQQLSNQEDPIGVERFRFTHNNGMKVYNKTAPFGTVLIIYESRPDVTIEAAGIAFKSGNKILLKGGKESLHSNLEIVKLWHQAFEENNISSHWVEYLNYNRTETQAFLEKPTQNVDLIVPRGGEKLIAFVKQHASCPVIVSGRGNNFVYVHNEADRALALDNIINGKTDKISACNAVDKVLIDKNLPNKEDFVRNLITTLKNFNVEILGDASLSKYVDVNPISDDNIWQEEFLDYKIVIGETENAPEAISKINRYSGGHSAAIITRNQKEAEVFMSSVDCAAVYHNASTRFTDGFQLGLGGELAISTDKLHQRGPIGLQHLVTNKWYIHGDGQIR
- a CDS encoding argininosuccinate synthase; protein product: MEKVVVAYSGGLDTSYCVKYLIHEKNFEVHTILVNTGGFSDEELEHTEKRAYELGSTSHVNKTILDKFYEKAIKYLIFGNVLKNNTYPLSVSAERIFQAIEVINYAKKVGAKYIAHGSTGAGNDQIRFDVIFQTLAPEIEIITPIRDLKLSRQAEVEFLKKHGVNYSWEKAQYSINKGIWGTSVGGKETLTSHNALPEDAYPSQLQKDKEETITLNFEKGELVGLDGIKDTPVKNIQKLEELASAFAIGRDIHVGDTIIGIKGRVGFEAAAPLVIIKAHHLLEKHVLTKWQQYWKEQLANWYGMLLHEGNYLDPVMRNIEVFLDDSQKSVTGDVIVKLKPYHFTLVGIESEFDMMKSDFGQYGEMNNSWTADDAKGFIKIYGNANKIYHNVNPSES
- a CDS encoding GNAT family N-acetyltransferase codes for the protein MKDIEIIIATKDHLTYAREICNVISDSAKVRGTGIAKRTPEYIKTKIRNGNAIIALCQGKFAGFCYIEVWGHEKYVAHSGLIVHPDFRNQGLAKKIKEFTFNYSLQKYPLSKVFGITTGLAVMKINSDLGYKPVTFSELTDDPKFWAGCKTCTNYDILTAKDHKMCLCTGMLYDPANGARKKEKWYNRKVLKRLKKIKQTMLTSNKQLLLWKK
- a CDS encoding aspartate aminotransferase family protein, with protein sequence MKLFDVYPLYDVEPVNAYDSIVVGKDGIEYLDLYGGHAVISVGHGHPHYVKRVKEQLEKIGFYSNAVQNSLQSELADKLGELSGYNEFQLFLCNSGAEANENALKLASFYTGKSRVVAFHKGFHGRTSAAVAATDNAKINSPLNMQQNVTFLPLNDLDLVQAELKKGDVCAVIIEPIQGVGGLDEGTSEFFRGLEKLCKENDVVLILDEVQAGFGRTGKFFAHQYHGIRPDIISIAKGMGNGFPIGGIMIAPHIEPSYGMLGTTFGGNHLACAAALSVLEILEMENLIDNAKLTGDYFISQAIRLPGVKKVKGKGLMLGLEFDFEVSDLRKKLIYDEHIFTGGAMNKKLLRILPPLTIGKSEIDQFIKALQKVLVPEKI
- the argC gene encoding N-acetyl-gamma-glutamyl-phosphate reductase, whose product is MIKVGIIGGSGYTAGELLRLLVNHSQVTLDFVYSTTNAGVSISKQHVDLLGDIDISFTDIINPDVDVLFLCLGHGRSRAFLEEHTFSDNTKIIDLGNDFRLENDQNFLGRDFVYGLPELQKEKIQSAQNIANPGCFATAIQLGLLPLASSGKLTDSIHVNATTGSTGAGVMPGGTTHFSWRDNNFSSYKVFTHQHLDEINQSIQQLQNDFDTPIFFIPNRGNFSKGIYATMYTKYDGSEKEAKALYDSFYKDAKFTIVSDSEIHLKQVVNTNKCILHVSKKDGMLLITSVIDNLIKGASGQAIHNMNLMFGIEEKTGLELKASAF